Part of the Canis aureus isolate CA01 chromosome 3, VMU_Caureus_v.1.0, whole genome shotgun sequence genome, tgtgtgtgtgtgtgtgtgtgtgtgtgtgtgtgtgtggtatctaGGGGAGTGGTCACAACCGAAGCCACAGGGCTTCGCTTTGGAAATCCAGGAGGGAAGCCCAGAAGCATCTCTCTGCCTCAGGGGCTCACAGTCCCAAAGTGGGGAGGCAGGAATCTCCTGGGCTGATGATTCCCCCAAACAGCCCTCTCGATAGGCTGCTGCTCTGGGTGAAGTGGGGCACTGGGGCTTCATGAGGTCAGCGCCCCTTGGCGGGCCCAATCCTTGCCTCACAGGTGGCTGGAGTGGCAACCTTGTTTAGAGTCACTCTCAGGAGGGACTTTACCAAGGTAAAGCAAGTttaatcttttcctctttttctttttttttcaaaccactTTACAAGATATGCTAGACATAAAAAAAGCTGGATTCTGGAGCTCCCAGAAGGTATTTTCATtcgtggattaaaaaaaaattagttatttattcgtgagagagaggcagagacataggcaagagggagaagcacactccctgcggggatccctacgcaggactcgatcccaggaccctgggatcacaacctgaggcgaaggcagacactcaaccactgagccacccaggtgccccctgtggatATTTGTTAAATCAGTATTTCTGCACAGGTATGAGGGCTGGGACCTCCTGTTCCATCACCCTGCTCTCCTTTGGAGGCACATCCAAACCCCCACTAGAGTTGGCAATCCCTAGCGCCCTGGGTCTATCCTGCCCCAGCCGTGTGACTTTGAAGAAGTTACTTaagccctgggcctcagtttcctcatctgtaaaatgaggataatatctACCTCCCAGAATTGTTGTCAGGATTGCATGAGGAAGGGATGCGACATGCCAAGCACATAAttagtgttcaataaatggtcgctgttataattatttattactaGCTCGACACTGGTCCCACCTCACCTAGAAAGACTTTCCAGCCCTCTTCTCCCACCATTTCCTAAAGCACCAGTGGGGTTGCCTCTTGGCATAGAACGTCTCATGTTGTATTTGAGCTAGAGTGCACCCAAACTAGAGCATGGTCCTTGCATTTCTTCTGTTGCCTTCACCCTGGCCCCAGCACCCAAGACAGAGGCATGCCCAGGAGAAGAACTCAAGGAGCAAGAATGAGTGGAAtcaagagaatgagagggagtgggcagggaaagactgagaaagagaagtGAGTAGAAGGTGGGGATGGGTGGCACTGTCCAGGCATGAGTGACGTGCCTCTTCTGAAGCCTAGGAAGAAGAAAGGATTGCCCAGGGAGGCCACCAGTGGGGACCTGGAATGTCTTCTGCATCCCTGGATcccttttacttttcttcaaaCTCCAATGACTATTAGAggctctcctcccccctcccctgctcctcctgagGAGGATAGTGCTTCCTGACTCAGCTACATAGCTACTTACAACCCTCTAATGTTCTCTATGTCATCTATGGAATTTCCTCTCTccgtccttctctctctctctgccatcccCCTCTCTGTCACCTTCCCCAAGTGACTTCACCCAAGTCATTTCCTCCTCTCTGGACCTACATCTGCTCCCCTATAAGACTAGATTTGACTAAATGACCTCAAAAGCCCTTCCTTCCCCTAGCATTCTTTAACTATCTGCTTTAATTCTCTTGCCTACCTTGATACCTACTTCTCAGTTACTCAAACAACTTCAGCTACCTATCAccattccttcttttaaaaaaaaatcttggggggatccctgggtggcgcagcggtttggcgcctgcctttggcccagggcgggatcctggagacccgggatcgaatcccacgtcgggctcccagtgcatggagcctgcttctccctctgcctgtgtctctgcctctctttctctctctctctgtgactatcataaaaaaaaaaaaaaaaaatcttgggcaccccaggtggctcaggggtttaacgtcgccttcagaccagggcctggtcctggagacccaggatcgagtcccacatcgggctccctgtctggagcctgcttctccctctgcctctctctctctctctctctctctctctctgcgtgtctctcatgaataaataaataaaattttttttaaaaaatctctttttcaaaACCAGTTATACATATCCACTACTCTAAAGTTTCATGAAGGACCTTCTTGAACCTGCTTATCTTCGATGCCAAAGGTCAGTACCTAGCACACAGCAGGAGCGcaataactatttattgaataattggatggatgggtggatgggtgggtgggagaATGGAGGGATCAACggatcaatggatggatggaactGCTGCCATATGCCTGTGGGGCACTGTGAGATACAGGGGGACATATTAGAAGTTGGCTTAAGAGAATCATGGTCATCCTTGAGAAAACCCCAGTTTAGTTTAGACATCTGCAAGTGTGTTATGAAACAGAAATGACAGAAACATTGGATTCACCATCTTGATTGTTATCTACTGCCCATCATTTATCTAATCCCTCCTTGAACCTGTTGTCCAGTCTGCCCCGGGAGCCACAGATTTCATCATCTTGTATAGTTACTCTAATTTGACGGGGGCTTCCCTCTGTCAGAGATGTgcgttactttttttttttagtcatctaCATAATAAGAACAactggaaagaagaagaagatagatGCTAGAGGATTTGGCTGGCCTTAACAATGACATCTACCATTTGTTAAGCATGTACTGTGTGCCAAACTCTTCACTCATATTAGCTTACTTAATACTCTGAAcaactccaggggcacctgggtggctcagtaggcgaagcatctgcctttggttcgagtcatgatcctggggccctgggatcaagacccacattggactccctgctcagcagagagtatgcttctccctttcctgctactactccccctgctcatgctcactgtctctctcaaataaatgaaatctcaaaagaaaattacTCTGAACAACTCTGAGAGGAAAACAATACTATTACCCCCATCTTAGAGATGGGGAACAGGCTCAGGTTAAACAATTTGCTTGAGGTCATACAGATAATAATAGGTATATCAAGGATTTGAACTCAGTTCCAGAGTCTGAACATTTGaaaccctcacccccagcctgggGGCCACACTGATCACCCAGAGACCAAAGCTTGAAAAGGTTTTGGAGCTGTCTTCAAAGTCCCagttcccccatccccacctttaCATATTTTTGCTCCTTATTCCTTATGGGGCATTTTCAACTTGGCAAAATGCACTTAGGACCAAgccaagagaggagagagatgccAAAAGATTTATGATTTGAGAAACTACAGTTTTTTCTAGTAACTGATCTGGTTCCCATTATGTCATCTCTTGAGTCTAGGGGCTGGCACAGAGTTCTATTTGTCAGTGTGTTCAGGTGTCTTTTGTCTACATCCTTGATGGAAGAAAATGTCAAAGACAGGTGATCACAATTCCTTCTAAAGAGGCTAACCTAGATGAGTTTAGTCTACACAGTTATGATACAGgggactttttttaagattctatttctttattcatgaaagacacagagagaggcagagacacaggcagagggagaagcaggctccctgagatgagcctgatgcaggacttgatcccaggatgctcaaccactgagccacccaggtgccctgatatggGGGAATCTTAAGTGAGGACATTTGGACTCTTAAGTGAGGACACTTGGACATACATCTGGACATCTGGTGTCTGCCTTCAAAGCCAgcatcttggggatccctgggtggcgcagcggtttggcgcctgcctttggcccagggcgcgatcctggagacccgggatcgaatcccacatcgggctcccggtgcatggagcctgcttctccctctgcctgtgtctctgcctctctctctctctctgtgactatcatgaataaataaataaaaaaaaaaaaaaaaacaaagccagcaTCTTGAGGAGCTGTGTACTTAATCCAACAATTCTGCTGTTGCTGAGAACACCTTTGGGGTCTCAGATTATGTTTAAAACCCACCTAATTACTTTATGGTGACTGTATCTTCAATTTAAAACAGTATCATGCCATTGATCACTCCTGTACTTTCTCACCAGGCTTCGATCCCAGTGACTTTGGCCATTTCCAACATATCAGACACATCCTCGAAGGATGAAAATCTGCCTTTGCCAAGGTTAACCAGGAGGTTCTCTCTCACTGCCTCAGGCAGCGCAGTAAGAATCTGAAGAATGAGTGAGCTGTGGCAGGCGGAGGTACGAGCCCACAGCTCCCTGCCGTGACTACACAGAGGGCCAGCAGGCATTTGGATGTGTAAGTTCTgagctttattttcaaaacagtcATTGCTTTATAGCCACGCTTAGCACAGAGGAATGCAATCCAATGGCTGGATGCGATCCAATGGATCAGCCAATCCCTGAGCAGGGAGATAGAGGAGCAGCAGAGGATCTTCTAGGAAATGACCACTCTGGGGACAGCCACACTGGAGACCGGGCTGAGTCTGGGGGAGCATCGGCTTAGCTGCCTGCTTCCCCTAGGAACTGGGTCCTGCTGCCTTCACTGCAGGCATCCAAGCAGGAAGAGGTGAGGTGATGACCTCACCAAGTCGGTGTGCCCAGGTGAGGTATCAGGGAGGTCAGACTTCAACACATTCCATGTACCTCGAACCAGTTTCCCGGGGCTGGAGTTGCTCCTTATGGGTCTCCCAAAGCCCCTTGTAGAGGTGCCCCCCTCATCTCCTCCTAAGGGGCCTGGGCCCTAGGTCCTAGTCTCAGTGTAAGCCAGGTAGGCACTTGGGGAGGGGCAGCAGAGGAGGAcaagagagaggggggcagaaggcaggtgggagggagttgggaaggagggagagggctgGCAGCTCCCGGCCCTTCCCTCCCGCAGCTAAGGCCCTGCCTTGGCAGAGTGGCCATGTCCGAAGGAGAGAGCAAAGACAGCTCGGGCAGCGAGTGCCCCGTGTGCTACGAGAAGTTCCGCGACCTGGAGGGCGCCAGCCGCACGCTGAGCTGCGGCCACGTGTTTTGCCACGACTGCCTGGTCAAGTACCTGCTCTCCACCCGCGTGGACGGCCAGGTCCAGAGGACCATCATCTGCCCCATCTGCCGCTACGTCACCTTCCTCAGCAAGAAGAGCTCCCGCTGGCCCTCCGTGCTGGACCGGAGCTCGCAGACCCTGGCCGTGCCCATGGGCCTGCCCGACGCCCTGGGCCACACGAACCCCCAGGTGTGGAGGCCGGCCCCCAGCCAGGGCGCCCAGCCCCCCTCAGACCCGCCACCTGGCCTGGTCCGGGAGCCCCAGGTCTTTGTCATTAGCCGCCACGGGATGCCCCTGGGGGAGCAGGACAGCGTGCTGCCCCGCCGCAGCCTGGCCGAGCTGTCTGAGGCGTCACCGGCCCCCAGTGCAGGCCGGGCCTTCTGCTGCCGCTCGCGGGCCCTGCTGCTCATCACGCTCGTCGCAGTGGTGGCTGTGGTGGCCGCCATCCTGCCCTGGGTGCTGCTGGTGAGGAAGCAGGCCTGAGCGCCACCCTGGGCTGAGCGTagctggcgggggagggggggcctggATGGGGCGAGACCCCAGGGCCAGCAGTCTGGACCCTGGATGGCGTCCCCACCTCCCACACCACCTGCCCCATGGGGGGAGGCTGGGCGCTGATGATCTCTACGGCTGGAGCTGAGCTCTGGGCCCAAACCCAAACTCCATGCATCCAGGGTACAAAATGGGGTGCCAACCCTTTCTGGGAGCAACAGCTATGTCCCCCCCTGGATGGGGGGCTATCCTCAACAGATACTTCCCCCTCCTCCAGGCTGGAACTGAGCAAGGTGGGAAGACAGGTGGTCCCCCTCGTACTATGGGGTCACCAGCCCTGAGATGTGGTCCCTATCTGCCAGGTGACCCACCTGAAGCCAGGTGGGGCCAGATGGGGCCCTATAGTGGCTGGATGGGGGCTCCAAGGCAGGACTCGTCCAGGTCAGAGTTCCCACCCAGGCTTCTCTAGCTGGCTCGCAGGAACAAACAGAAGGAGTGGCTCAGGGGTCAAAGCACCTTTCCCAGGATCTCAGCAACCACCCATGAGCCTACAGCTGGGCAAGCATATGCCTTCCCGCCCCCAAATCACCAGCCTGTAAGGTCTTCGCTGGTGGAGAAGCTGATCTCAGAGGCTGTGGCCTAGGATTTCTGGGGGACATGACAGGAAAGCATCATCCTGGGGAATGTGGCAACATCAAGGCACAGGAGTGGAGGCTAGAGGTCTCTGCAAGCCTCCCAAGCCCAAGGAGTGGTCCAAAGTTTGAATCCTGGAGTTCCCAAGGATGGACTGGTGGGCCAGGAGCACAGGGGGAGCCTGAAGGCCGAGACTTGAGTCAGCGGAGAGCTATGCGGGCAAATTAACCCCTAGGGGCTCCCCCCACTCCTTCCTAGCccaggtcctcctcctcctcctcatgacCCAACCACTTATTAGAGGCCACACCAGCTGGGCCAGTTTCCCTGGGCGGATTCCCAGCTGGGCAAGGATGGGTGGGGAAGAAAACAGCTGTGCTTGTCAGGGACGCCACTGTCTCAACAAATGCTGAACCCCAGCTCCTGCCAACCCCACCCTGGGCTGTGCTAGGGCTCCGCGGGGACGGCCACTCAAGAAGCCTCAGACTGGGTCTTGCCTGTGGGGCAAGTCACTTGCAGACAGCTGTTTTCTATTTAGTAAGGGCCATgatctttatttttgaattaaaaacaacaaaaacttccAGATCCTCTCTCAAACAGGTGGTTGTTCACAAGCCAGGCGTGCCAGCAGCTAAGTCCCCTGCAACTTATACCTCCCTCGGCAAAGGTCACTATCAGTGGGGAAAGAAACAGCACCCTGCCTTTTATCTGGTTCCCAAGTCCCCAGACCCATTTGGGGACCCCTGGGGAATGGGGTTCCCCCCCAGAGGGGATATTTGGGACACATGGAGAGCTGATGAAAACACTTATGGTCTTCTTTATGCTCTTTTCAAGACTAGAGAAGCACATAGGTGCTATTTGGGGAGGGATACAGGTGGGTTCAtgggaaatatatttattataggaCTAAAAATGCTAAATTTACAAAGACTCCAATGAGTCTTGTTTTAACCTCAGCCAGGCTGCTTTAAACAACGTCATGAATTTCTGGGGATGTGATTCTCAGATTCCGTTGCATTTGCCAAAAGTTGATTTCAAAATACCCGCAGTGTTTTCATATTGTTCAGAGGTGACTCCCAGACGgcacttcttttattttcagagaatgTCGAATggctattttataaataaaggtatatgtatattttctcaaAGATTGCAGAGACATCACCGATGCACGTGCAAAGCGCTGAGTTTGGACTTTCCGGATAATCCACATTAGATGAAAGAGACAGCTCAGAAAAGACTAATGCAAATGGATCTTAAGCATCTAGTCGGTGACACTTGTGAAAGACATGTAAATTAAAACTTCTACAGGTGTCCCAACTTTCACCTGTTAGCCTGTCAAACCCTGAAGGACTCAAAACCCACTCTGCCGccaaaggaaggaaagcaggttCGGTGGTGGGATGTATATGGGTAAAGCCCCTGGGAAGGGAAATTTGACATTAGCTATCAACATTTCCACCTTTTGATCCAGAAAGTCCTATCCTAGAAATGTATCCTCTAGATCAACTTGTGGATATTGCCACAGAGTATCTCCAAGGTACAGTGGCCAATGAGAAAAACACAATGTGGAACATTGTGGAAGGGTGGGGGGAGTAAGAATTCACATTCCTatgtgtgcttttttaaaaatattatttatctattcatgaaagacacagagaaagaggcagagacacaggcaaagggagaagcaagggatccctgggtggcgcagcggtttagcgcctgcctttggtccagggcgcgatcctggagacccgggatcgaatcccacgtcgggctcccagtgcatggagcctgcttctccctctgcctgtgtctctgcctctctctctctgtgtgtgactatcataaataaataaaaattaaaaaaaaatttaaaaaaaaaaagggagaagcaagctccctgtgaggagcccgatgtgggactcatcccaggaccccaggatcacaacctgagccaaagacagatgctcaacccctgagccacccaggtgcccctcacattcCTATGTGCTTATTTATGCATCAAGAAATTGAGAAGATCGCAAAAAAAACTAGTCACGGTGATTAACTGTGCAAGGGGATGATAACTGATGGGACAAGACGGGGgtgatttttccttccctttgatacttttttaaaaaactctttggagaaaaaaaaattctttagagagagagaacatgagcagggggagaggcagacggtccaccgagcagggagccagatgcaagtctcgatcccaggaccctgagaccatgatctgagctgaggcagatgcctaacccactgagccacccaggcgcccccgctTTGATACTTTCTGAAACAAGCAAAGGTACTACTTactcaaaaattaaattgaaaaatgcTATCCGATGCTAGGGATATTTTCAGCATCCACACTTGTTACTCCATGAGGTGCTGGCCCCAAGAACATCCAAGAACTGCCCCTGACTACCTGACTACCCCTACTTGCAGCTCAAGAGTGTCAGCTACCGACCAGTTTGGCAGGGCTGGCTTGTCTGGTTAGAGGTGTGACATCTCCTGCTTAACAGGAAGGAGGTAAAAAAAAGCTTCATATTTGACTCAGTGTTTCTCAGTTCCTATGGACATCTTTGGGCTGGATCATTTAATGTGCCCGTTTggatttttctctgccttcttttcctttgtcaAGTATAAGCTTTTGCTTTAAGCAaccaccctgaggtcaggacACTCCAGAAAGATGCCATTAGATAAGTAGATAGACGGGTGGATGAATGCCTGGGATTATGCACACACACTTTGCTACCTCCTCTCACAAtaatctttaatttaattttatttttttaagattttattcattcatgagagacaca contains:
- the RNF222 gene encoding RING finger protein 222, translated to MSEGESKDSSGSECPVCYEKFRDLEGASRTLSCGHVFCHDCLVKYLLSTRVDGQVQRTIICPICRYVTFLSKKSSRWPSVLDRSSQTLAVPMGLPDALGHTNPQVWRPAPSQGAQPPSDPPPGLVREPQVFVISRHGMPLGEQDSVLPRRSLAELSEASPAPSAGRAFCCRSRALLLITLVAVVAVVAAILPWVLLVRKQA